The Penicillium oxalicum strain HP7-1 chromosome VI, whole genome shotgun sequence genome window below encodes:
- a CDS encoding putative hydroxyacylglutathione hydrolase, with product MHIQSIPMWTGKGNNYAHLVTDEPTKKSVIIDPANPPEVAPELKAQLGANKIDLMAIVNTHHHWDHAGGNDEMLAQFGKLPVIGGSNCKSVTKTPAHGEEFKIGDRITVRALHTPCHTQDSICYFMQDGDQRVVFTGDTLFIGGCGRFFEGNAAEMHRALNQTLAALPDDTKVYPGHEYTKANVKFCLHVSQTEPIRKLQAFAEANKETQGKFTIGDEKLHNVFMRVEDPEIQKVTGKTDPVEVMAALREMKNSM from the exons ATGCATATCCAGTCAATTCCCATGT GGACCGGTAAAGGCAATAACTACGCCCACCTGGTCACCGATGAACCAACCAAGAAATCAGTCATCATCGACCCTGCCAACCCTCCAGA GGTGGCCCCGGAATTGAAAGCCCAACTCGGGGCGAACAAAATTGATTTGATGGCTATTGTCAATACTCACCA CCATTGGGATCACGCCGGCGGCAATGATGAAATG TTGGCTCAATTTGGAAAGCTCCCCGTCATTGGTGGCAGCAATTGCAAATCCGTGACAAAAACCCCTGCCCATGGTGAAGAGTTCAAGATTGGCGATCGCATCACGGTCCGCGCTTTGCACACCCCCTGTCACACCCAGGACAGCATCTGCTACTTTATGCAAGATGGGGATCAGCGAGTGGTCTTCACTGGAGACACTCTCTTCATCGGTG GCTGTGGGCGATTCTTTGAGGGTAATGCCGCAGAAATGCACCGAGCACTGAACCAGACACTAGCTGCTCTACCTGATGATACCAAGGTCTAC CCCGGCCATGAGTACACCAAGGCCAACGTCAAGTTCTGCCTGCACGTGTCGCAAACTGAGCCCATCCGGAAGCTCCAGGCCTTCGCAGAGGCGAACAAAGAAACGCAGGGCAAATTTACCATTGGGGATGAGAAG CTCCACAACGTGTTTATGCGTGTTGAG GACCCCGAGATTCAGAAGGTGACGGGCAAGACCGATCCAGTCGAGGTCATGGCCGCCTtgcgagagatgaagaac